A section of the Citrus sinensis cultivar Valencia sweet orange chromosome 8, DVS_A1.0, whole genome shotgun sequence genome encodes:
- the LOC102631095 gene encoding F-box protein CPR1-like translates to MSIPLDVITEILSLLPVKSLLRFRCVSKQFCASIDSPEFVKLHLSRSKETYSKSSLILEFYSGFFSVNMDSLDIAVQLLDHPLDSYPKKPIKVIGSCNGLLALQRHWRNDVYLLNPSTKKHQLLPNIVFDSESHHNKTVIDQFGFGYDASIDDYKMVRIVMRKKQVFVYSLKTNSWKRVQDFSYHSALTATLRGRGAVVGGALNWVELEWDCHPLLITAFDLKNENFFVVPLPDEMTHEKSSFTYFSNLSVLGGCLSVTCANRRNNTRNNDYYDIWVMKEYGIKESWTKLFSFSPSLEGAYLKTIAYSECGNKVLVRLESPEGYHFSWHDLKEQSSHRFQIHGLPHDLWSENTVCVESLVTPDLGKICQTEERG, encoded by the coding sequence ATGTCAATCCCGCTTGATGTAATCACTGAGATTCTAAGCTTATTGCCCGTAAAGTCTCTCCTGCGCTTCAGATGTGTGTCGAAGCAGTTTTGTGCCTCAATCGACAGTCCTGAATTCGTAAAGCTCCATCTCAGTCGCTCCAAAGAAACTTACTCCAAATCCAGCCTTATTCTTGAATTCTATTCAGGATTCTTCTCAGTAAATATGGATTCCCTGGATATTGCGGTACAACTACTTGATCATCCACTCGACAGTTATCCCAAAAAACCTATTAAAGTTATTGGTTCTTGCAATGGATTACTGGCTCTACAAAGGCACTGGCGGAACGATGTTTATTTGTTGAACCCGTCAACCAAGAAACACCAACTATTACCCAATATTGTGTTTGATTCTGAATCTCACCACAACAAAACTGTCATCGATCAGTTCGGCTTTGGTTACGACGCTTCTATTGACGACTACAAGATGGTGAGAATTGTGATGCGGAAAAAACAAGTTTTTGTTTATAGTTTGAAGACTAATTCTTGGAAAAGAGTCCAAGACTTCTCATATCACAGTGCTTTGACTGCTACATTACGTGGACGTGGAGCTGTCGTAGGCGGTGCTTTGAATTGGGTGGAACTGGAATGGGACTGCCATCCTCTTCTTATAACAGCATTTGATTTAAAGAACgagaatttttttgttgtgccCTTGCCTGATGAAATGACGCATGAGAAATCttcttttacatattttagCAATTTGTCGGTTTTGGGAGGATGTCTGTCCGTGACTTGCGCCAACAGGAGAAATAACACGAGAAATAATGATTACTACGACATATGGGTGATGAAGGAATATGGGATTAAGGAGTCTTGGACTAAACTGTTTTCGTTTTCACCGTCCCTAGAGGGGGCATATTTGAAAACCATTGCTTATTCAGAATGTGGAAATAAGGTTTTAGTTCGTCTAGAGTCTCCAGAAggctatcatttttcttggcaCGATCTAAAAGAGCAGAGTTCACATAGGTTTCAGATTCATGGCCTGCCGCATGACCTTTGGAGTGAAAATACTGTATGCGTAGAAAGTCTTGTTACCCCTGACCTTGGTAAAATATGTCAGACAGAGGAAAGAGGTTGA
- the LOC102630796 gene encoding F-box protein CPR1-like, which translates to MSIPLDVITDILSLLPVKSLLRFRCVSKQLCASIDSPEFVKLHLSRSKETYSKSSLILELRSGFFSANLDSLDIAVQLLDHSLDGYPEKTVEVIGCCNGLLALNRYWRNEVYLLNPSTKKHRLLPDIVIDSESHDNNSGIDRFGFGYDASTDDYKLVRIIKSSKQGFVYSLKTNSWKRVQDFSYHDSFPIRLKGGGALVGGALNWAKLKWDRHALLITAFDLKNENFFVVPLPDDMTNEKSSFTNFSNLSVLGGCLSVTCVNRTNINDCYDVWVMKEYGIKESWTKLFSFPRSPKESILKTIAYSKCGNKVLLRPEPAENSHFCWYDLKEQTSHEFQIPGLPLHYWREPTVCLESLVSPHGNIYQTEERG; encoded by the coding sequence ATGTCAATCCCGCTTGATGTAATCACTGACATTCTGAGTTTATTGCCCGTAAAGTCTCTCCTGCGCTTCAGATGTGTGTCGAAGCAGCTTTGTGCCTCAATCGACAGTCCTGAATTCGTAAAGCTCCATCTCAGTCGCTCCAAGGAAACTTACTCTAAATCCAGCCTTATTCTCGAACTCCGTTCAGGATTCTTCTCAGCAAATCTGGACTCCCTGGATATTGCGGTACAACTACTTGATCATTCACTCGACGGTTATCCCGAAAAAACTGTTGAAGTTATTGGCTGTTGCAATGGATTACTGGCTCTAAATAGGTATTGGCGGAACGAAGTTTATTTGTTGAACCCATCAACCAAGAAACACCGACTATTACCCGATATTGTGATTGATTCTGAATCTCACGACAACAACAGTGGCATTGAtcggtttgggtttggttACGATGCTTCTACTGACGACTACAAATTGGTGAGAATTATAAAGTCGAGTAAACAAGGTTTTGTTTATAGCTTGAAGACTAATTCTTGGAAAAGAGTCCAAGACTTCTCATATCATGATTCTTTCCCAATTAGATTAAAAGGAGGTGGAGCTCTCGTAGGCGGTGCTTTGAATTGGGCGAAACTGAAATGGGACCGCCATGCTCTTCTTATAACTGCGTTTGATCTAaagaatgagaatttttttgttgtgccCTTGCCTGATGACATGACGAATGAGAAatcttcttttacaaattttagcAATTTGTCGGTTTTGGGAGGATGTCTGTCCGTGACTTGCGTCAATAGGACAAATATTAATGATTGCTACGATGTATGGGTGATGAAGGAATATGGGATTAAGGAGTCTTGGACTAAACTGTTCTCGTTTCCAAGGTCCCCAAAGGAGTCAATTTTGAAAACCATTGCTTATTCAAAATGTGGAAATAAGGTTTTACTTCGTCCAGAGCCCGCAGAAAACTCACACTTTTGTTGGTACGATCTAAAAGAGCAGACTTCACACGAGTTTCAGATTCCTGGCCTGCCGCTGCACTATTGGAGGGAACCTACTGTATGCTTAGAGAGTCTTGTTTCCCCTCATGGTAATATATATCAGACAGAGGAAAGAGGTTGA
- the LOC107178307 gene encoding F-box protein CPR1-like produces MDSLDIAAQLLDHPLDSYPKNPIKVIGSCNGLLALQRHWRNEVYLLNPSTKKHQLLPNIVFDSESHYNIPVISQFGFGYDASTDDYKMVRIVMSTKQVFVYSLETNSWKRVQDFSHHSSSTIRLRGGGAFAGGALNWVEVKSDCCPLLITAFDLKHEKFFAVPLPDEVTNEESPFTYCNNLSVLGGCLSVTCRNMRNKGYYDTWVMKEYGIKESWTKLFPFSPSPKEAYLKAIAYSECGNKVLLRLETPDVYHFCWYDLKEQTSHEF; encoded by the coding sequence ATGGATTCCCTGGATATTGCGGCACAACTACTTGATCATCCACTCGACAGTTATCCCAAAAACCCTATTAAAGTTATTGGCTCTTGCAATGGATTACTGGCTCTACAAAGGCACTGGCGAAACGAAGTTTATTTGTTGAACCCATCAACCAAGAAACACCAACTATTACCCAATATTGTGTTTGATTCTGAATCTCACTACAACATACCTGTCATCAGTCAGTTCGGCTTTGGTTACGATGCTTCTACTGACGACTACAAGATGGTGAGAATTGTAATGTCGACTAAACAAGTTTTTGTTTATAGTTTGGAGACGAATTCTTGGAAAAGAGTCCAAGACTTCTCACATCATAGTTCTTCGACAATTAGATTACGTGGAGGTGGAGCTTTCGCAGGCGGTGCTTTGAATTGGGTGGAAGTGAAATCGGACTGCTGTCCTCTTCTTATAACTGCATTTGATCTAAAGCACGAGAAATTTTTTGCTGTGCCCTTGCCTGATGAAGTGACGAATGAGGAATCTCCTTTTACATATTGTAACAATTTGTCGGTTCTGGGAGGATGTCTATCCGTGACTTGCCGCAATATGAGGAATAAGGGTTACTACGATACATGGGTGATGAAGGAATATGGGATTAAGGAATCTTGGACTAAACTGTTTCCGTTTTCACCGTCCCCAAAGGAGGCATATTTGAAAGCCATTGCTTATTCAGAATGTGGGAATAAGGTTTTACTTCGTCTGGAGACTCCAGACGTCTATCATTTTTGTTGGTACGATCTAAAAGAGCAGACTTCACACGAGTTTTAG